In one Mus caroli chromosome 14, CAROLI_EIJ_v1.1, whole genome shotgun sequence genomic region, the following are encoded:
- the Fam167a gene encoding protein FAM167A yields the protein MSVPQIQVEEVGEKDRPAGAAVPPDDHLLSLKALTEKLRLETRRPSYLEWQARLEEQTWPFPRPAAQQEASLEQGACGGEEPLMPLKEPRDLLPPSGSAGRGDRPLTTGKLEGFQSIDEAIAWLRKELAEMRLQDQQLARQLMRLRGDINKLKIEQTCRLHRRMLNDAAFELEERDELSDLFCDSPLASSFSLSMPLKLIGVTKMNINSRRFSLC from the exons ATGTCTGTGCCCCAGATTCAAGTGGAAGAAGTGGGTGAGAAAGACAGGCCAGCCGGGGCAGCCGTACCTCCCGATGACCACCTCCTCAGTCTGAAGGCCCTCActgagaagctgaggctggagaccCGAAGACCTTCCTACCTGGAATGGCAGGCCAGGTTGGAGGAGCAGACATGGCCTTTCCCGAGGCCAGCTGCCCAGCAAGAGGCGAGTCTGGAGCAGGGAGCATGTGGGGGTGAAGAGCCTTTGATGCCTCTAAAGGAGCCCCGAGATCTTCTCCCACCTTCCGGGAGTGCCGGCAGGGGTGACAGGCCACTGACCACAGGCAAGCTGGAAGGCTTCCAGAGTATCGATGAAGCTATAGCCTGGCTCAGAAAGGAACTG GCAGAGATGCGGCTCCAGGACCAGCAGCTGGCCAGACAGCTCATGCGCCTCCGAGGAGACATCAACAAGTTGAAGATCGAGCAGACCTGCCGCCTGCACCGGAGGATGCTCAACGATGCCGCCTTTGAGCTGGAGGAGCGGGATGAGCTGTCCGACCTCTTTTGTGACTCCCCGCTGgcatcttctttcagcctttccatGCCACTCAAGCTCATTGGAGTCACCAAAATGAACATCAACTCCAGAAGGTTCTCTCTCTGCTGA